A genome region from Tolypothrix sp. PCC 7712 includes the following:
- the tilS gene encoding tRNA lysidine(34) synthetase TilS: MVWTPLHAKIHRTIRMRHLFQRNQRLLIAVSGGQDSLCLIKLLLDLQSKWGWHLGIAHCDHRWRADSQANALHVEQLAKNWETLFYLETAKEPLTSEAAARDWRYQALSAIAQEHNYHYIVTGHTASDRAETLLYNLMRGTGADGLQALIWQRPLTLEITLVRPLLEITRTQTKQFCDDFHLPVWEDSTNQDLKYTRNRIRNELLPYLQAHFNPKVESALAQTAELLQAEVEYLETAAQKLKAEALTAENLDNFPLRLNRRVLQTAPVALQRRVMRQVLQQILPDAPSFEHIEKLTALITAPNRSQTDPFPGGAIAQVAGDWIDINNEG, translated from the coding sequence ATGGTATGGACTCCCCTTCATGCAAAAATTCATCGAACTATCCGAATGCGCCATCTATTTCAGCGCAATCAACGCCTATTAATCGCAGTTTCCGGCGGGCAAGATTCTTTATGCTTAATAAAATTACTATTAGATTTACAATCAAAATGGGGATGGCATTTAGGTATTGCTCATTGCGATCATCGCTGGCGTGCTGACTCCCAAGCTAATGCCCTTCATGTAGAACAGCTAGCAAAAAACTGGGAAACATTATTTTATTTAGAAACGGCAAAAGAGCCTTTAACTAGTGAAGCTGCTGCCCGCGATTGGCGATATCAGGCTTTAAGTGCGATCGCCCAGGAGCATAATTACCACTATATTGTCACAGGACATACAGCCAGCGATCGCGCAGAAACTCTTCTCTATAATTTAATGCGCGGTACGGGGGCAGATGGTTTACAAGCCTTAATTTGGCAACGTCCCTTAACTCTAGAGATTACTTTAGTACGCCCACTCTTAGAAATTACTCGTACACAAACCAAACAATTTTGTGATGATTTCCATCTCCCAGTCTGGGAAGATTCCACAAATCAAGATTTAAAATACACCCGCAATCGCATCCGCAATGAGTTGCTACCTTATTTACAAGCGCACTTCAATCCCAAAGTCGAATCAGCTTTAGCCCAAACTGCAGAACTGTTGCAAGCAGAAGTGGAATATTTAGAAACAGCCGCCCAAAAGTTGAAAGCTGAAGCGCTAACAGCAGAGAATCTAGATAATTTTCCCCTACGGCTCAATCGTCGGGTGTTGCAGACAGCACCAGTAGCGTTGCAGCGTCGAGTCATGCGTCAAGTCTTACAGCAAATACTTCCTGATGCTCCGAGTTTTGAACATATTGAAAAATTAACTGCTTTAATTACAGCACCCAATCGTTCCCAAACCGATCCATTTCCGGGAGGTGCGATCGCTCAAGTCGCAGGTGATTGGATAGATATCAACAATGAAGGCTGA
- the hmpF gene encoding pilus motility taxis protein HmpF, whose amino-acid sequence MLYLAEVQKQKGGLLSGSAKTELKLLACQRTDQIWSTVSEEVIAAEEASKLNDGALVLVEVNPNRQVQRIQEAGRPLVNILQNFSRQLEKFKLKEDEIDQWKQSLTFQAQELNRRELDMEVRMEQLQQMEDEFQRLEAQKQEFEASRQEIEKLQQQIERDRTELAGAWEHLRGEQRRLEEFQADATQSKVLDEEQSRVLSELLDRLSSRVAPTETVREHLNFAFELVEKQQATLNEHWQNLEQQKTVATQQQQEVDSLAQTLSDRQNGVQEAQDSIQQQTAELKVNSAILTSKQEYAQILKAQLQSQENLYQQIQSLAASSSDMILCEVDVKALENMPLEELQRLVQDLQEKFDIDSSFVHDQEQELEYKEKAIEDLQNKIHQASDQDVINLEMELADEKDLYQMLNESLVGQRRNLLQRQNLLKQHKTVLLQKQGQTVVNEPEAAKIDLGPILLQTENLRQIQAQDLQNLEREIEQMHSGIELTQGMIDNQSHNLEQQQQELKAMEENLLKLRTATSECWGRVNLYQETLQPIQDSLDDLRQKLQAMMEALSQIQETGDYQLQAIAQMRHTLLDLLSQPELLAS is encoded by the coding sequence GTGCTGTATTTAGCAGAAGTACAAAAGCAAAAAGGCGGCTTACTTAGTGGTAGTGCCAAAACTGAATTGAAACTGCTGGCTTGTCAGCGAACCGACCAGATTTGGAGTACTGTGTCGGAAGAAGTGATTGCGGCAGAGGAAGCAAGTAAATTAAATGATGGTGCATTAGTACTAGTAGAAGTGAATCCCAACCGCCAAGTGCAACGGATTCAAGAAGCTGGACGGCCACTGGTTAATATATTGCAGAATTTTTCTCGGCAGTTAGAAAAATTTAAACTCAAGGAAGACGAGATCGATCAGTGGAAACAATCACTGACATTTCAGGCGCAAGAATTAAATCGCCGTGAATTGGACATGGAAGTCCGTATGGAGCAGTTGCAACAAATGGAGGATGAGTTTCAACGACTGGAGGCGCAAAAGCAGGAATTTGAAGCCTCCCGTCAAGAAATTGAAAAGTTGCAACAACAAATTGAACGCGATCGCACAGAATTAGCTGGTGCTTGGGAGCATCTCCGAGGTGAGCAGCGTCGGCTGGAAGAATTTCAAGCAGATGCCACACAGAGTAAGGTTTTAGACGAAGAGCAAAGTCGAGTATTAAGTGAGTTACTCGATCGCTTGTCTAGTCGTGTAGCTCCGACAGAGACAGTCAGGGAACACCTGAATTTTGCTTTTGAATTAGTCGAAAAGCAGCAAGCTACTCTCAATGAACACTGGCAAAACCTAGAGCAGCAAAAAACTGTAGCGACTCAACAGCAACAAGAAGTAGATAGCTTGGCCCAAACCTTGAGCGATCGCCAAAATGGTGTGCAAGAAGCACAAGATTCGATACAGCAACAAACAGCAGAATTAAAAGTTAACAGCGCAATTCTGACAAGCAAGCAAGAATACGCGCAAATTTTGAAAGCACAATTGCAAAGCCAAGAAAATTTATATCAGCAGATTCAGTCCTTGGCTGCAAGTTCTAGCGATATGATTCTTTGCGAAGTAGATGTCAAAGCTTTAGAGAATATGCCTTTAGAAGAACTGCAAAGATTAGTGCAAGATTTGCAGGAGAAATTTGATATTGATTCTAGCTTTGTCCACGATCAGGAACAAGAACTGGAATATAAAGAAAAAGCTATAGAAGATTTGCAAAATAAGATTCACCAGGCATCCGATCAAGACGTAATCAACTTGGAAATGGAACTAGCAGATGAAAAAGACCTCTACCAAATGCTCAATGAAAGTTTGGTAGGGCAACGTCGTAATTTGCTACAACGCCAGAATTTACTCAAGCAACACAAAACTGTACTCTTACAAAAGCAAGGACAGACAGTTGTTAATGAACCAGAAGCAGCCAAAATTGATTTAGGGCCAATTCTATTGCAAACTGAAAACCTGCGACAAATACAAGCTCAAGATTTGCAAAACTTGGAACGTGAGATTGAGCAGATGCATTCTGGTATTGAGCTAACCCAAGGGATGATTGATAATCAAAGCCATAACTTGGAACAGCAGCAGCAAGAATTGAAAGCAATGGAGGAAAACTTACTCAAATTGAGAACTGCAACTAGTGAATGCTGGGGTAGGGTGAATCTTTATCAAGAAACACTACAACCAATTCAGGATAGTCTTGACGATTTACGACAGAAGTTGCAAGCAATGATGGAAGCTTTGTCTCAAATTCAAGAAACGGGCGATTATCAACTGCAAGCTATTGCCCAAATGCGCCATACTCTTCTGGATTTACTTTCTCAGCCAGAATTACTAGCATCCTGA